The following are encoded in a window of Carya illinoinensis cultivar Pawnee chromosome 15, C.illinoinensisPawnee_v1, whole genome shotgun sequence genomic DNA:
- the LOC122297673 gene encoding cytochrome c oxidase assembly protein COX15 produces the protein MFRTLAFLKRIKRPNGTYNLRKAAPSTDFPEPVNGFLASQIARKCFKSLPKGYCVPSIRNMSTVASSGTVHKEGAKLLVTAGSHAQKMVGIWLFGSAAWVFSMVVLGGVTRLTRSGLSMTDWKFTGSLPPLADEDWYHEFEKYKQSPEYKRVNRGMSIEEFKFIYWMEYAHRMWGRALGIMFALPFSYFLRKGYVTLQLGLRLSALFALGAGQGLIGWWMVKSGLEEPASEYVQPRVSPYRLAAHLTSAFAIYCGLFWTGLSVVMPEPPAESVSWVRGAAKVKRIALPVSLLVAITAVSGAFVAGNDAGHAYNTFPKMGDTWIPPDVFDLKPVIRNFFENTSTVQLDHRILATATLLSIGTLWWSTRKLDIHPAVRSLIGSIVGMASLQVTLGISTLLSYVPVSLGTAHQAGALTLLTLVILLNHTVRRPSVSLLKSLPQVAKTT, from the exons ATGTTCCGCACGCTAGCATTTCTGAAGAGGATCAAACGACCGAATGGGACATACAATCTCAGGAAAGCAGCTCCGTCTACGGATTTCCCCGAGCCGGTCAATGGATTCCTAGCTTCGCAAATCGCTAGGAAATGCTTCAAGTCTTTACCGAAG GGTTATTGTGTACCGTCAATCAGAAATATGTCCACTGTTGCATCTTCTGGCACAGTACATAAGGAGGGAGCAAAGCTGTTAGTTACTGCTGGCTCCCATGCTCAGAAAATGGTTGGGATTTGGCTTTTCGGCTCTGCTGCGTGGGTGTTTAGTATGGTGGTACTTGGTGGTGTCACAAGACTAACACGATCTGGTCTTTCCATGACTGATTGGAAATTTACTGGTAGCCTCCCTCCTCTGGCGGATGAGGACTGGTATCATGAGTTTGAGAAATATAAGCAGTCCCCTGAGTATAAGCG TGTCAACCGAGGAATGAGTATTGAAGAGTTCAAATTCATATATTGGATGGAGTATGCACATCGTATGTGGGGAAGGGCTCTAGGCATTATGTTTGCTTTGCCTTTTTCATATTTCCTTCGTAAAGGATATGTTACCTTACAACTTGGACTGAGGCTCTCTGCTCTTTTTGCCCTTGGTGCTGGCCAGGGTTTAATTGGCTGGTGGATGGTTAAAAGTGGTTTGGAG GAACCAGCATCTGAATATGTCCAGCCAAGAGTGAGCCCCTACCGTCTTGCAGCTCATCTTACTTCAGCATTTGCTATTTACTGTGGTCTTTTTTGGACTGGTCTTTCTGTTGTTATGCCTGAACCACCTGCGGAATCAGTTAGTTGGGTTCGTGGAGCAGCAAAAGTAAAGAGAATTGCCCTTCCTGTCAGTTTACTTGTTGCCATTACTGCTGTCTCTGGAGCATTTGTTGCAGGAAACGATGCT GGGCATGCTTATAATACTTTTCCAAAGATGGGTGATACATGGATACCACCAGACGTTTTTGACTTGAAGCCAGTAATTCGAAACTTCTTTGAGAATACATCAACTGTTCAG CTTGACCACCGAATCCTAGCTACTGCTACCTTACTTTCAATTGGTACTTTATGGTGGTCAACGAGGAAGTTGGACATACATCCTGCTGTTAGGTCTTTGATTGGAAGTATTGTCGGCATGGCTTCTCTGCAG GTCACCTTGGGAATATCAACGCTTTTATCATATGTACCTGTTTCACTCGGCACTGCACATCAGGCTGGGGCCTTAACTCTTTTGACGCTTGTGATCCTGCTCAATCACACTGTGAGGAGGCCGTCAGTGTCCCTTCTCAAATCTTTGCCTCAAGTCGCAAAGACAACCTAG
- the LOC122297324 gene encoding pentatricopeptide repeat-containing protein At1g08610, whose amino-acid sequence MGYCISQQNHMVVFSGLHGLNGCSKPEGCHSGTCHCVIIKSPGLRLNCISKCDHQTQSRLHWRGGHGARRNVHFSLCRGLQRSFCIERDNEIDQDEWSSEDYRMVVDRNFRQHINSKKPSSSSSLYLDGPFVENNEETNNGILQNFCSQGRLLDASRLIDIMARRNQIPHFPSCTNLIRGLIRMDRIDKAAKVLQVMVMSGGVPDIITYNMMVGGLCKRGLLRSAIDFLDEMSLSGCPPDVITYNTIIRSMCDKGNFDKAVGFWKDQLRKGCPPYLITYTVLIELVCKHCGTLRAIEVLEDIAIEGCYPDIITYNSLVNFTCKQGLYEDAALVVRNLLSHGMEPNAITYNTLLHSLCNRGCWDEVDEIVMIMKETSHTPTVVTYNILINGLCKVGLVDRAINFYNDMVFRNCSPDIVTYNTLLGALCKEGMVDEALQVLHILSGTNCYPCLISYNTVIDGLAKKGMMEKAMGLYGQMIENGIIPDAITHRCLVWGFSRVDLIEKAVDILKDMGKRDHKAGIKAYRFVIQGLCKNKKVDLAIQVLEMMISSRCRPDVAIYSMIIKGVAAAGMTKEANKLHRKLIEWNVLKEATTPD is encoded by the coding sequence ATGGGGTATTGCATTTCTCAACAGAATCATATGGTGGTATTTAGTGGTTTGCATGGTCTAAATGGGTGTTCCAAACCAGAGGGTTGCCATTCTGGCACATGCCATTGCGTAATAATAAAATCACCTggtttgcgattaaattgcatAAGCAAGTGTGATCACCAAACTCAATCTCGTTTACATTGGAGGGGTGGTCATGGTGCTCGAAGAAATGTGCACTTCTCACTGTGTAGAGGGTTGCAAAGAAGTTTTTGCATTGAAAGAGACAATGAGATTGACCAAGATGAGTGGAGCTCTGAAGATTATAGAATGGTTGTTGATAGAAATTTTAGACAGCATATAAATTCAAAGAAGCCTTCAAGTTCTTCTTCATTGTATCTTGATGGACCCTTTGTTGAAAATAATGAGGAAACCAACAATGGTATTCTTCAAAACTTCTGCAGCCAAGGAAGATTGTTAGATGCATCAAGGTTGATTGATATTATGGCACGTCGAAACCAAATTCCACATTTCCCTTCTTGCACAAACTTAATCCGAGGCCTTATCAGAATGGATCGAATAGATAAAGCTGCCAAAGTCTTGCAAGTCATGGTCATGTCTGGTGGGGTTCCAGATATCATCACGTACAACATGATGGTTGGTGGTCTCTGCAAGAGAGGACTGTTAAGATCTGCCATTGACTTCTTAGATGAGATGAGCTTGAGTGGTTGCCCTCCTGATGTGATTACTTATAATACGATAATCCGGTCAATGTGTGATAAAGGAAATTTCGATAAGGCTGTTGGATTTTGGAAGGACCAACTGAGAAAGGGTTGCCCCCCTTATCTGATTACCTACACAGTTCTCATTGAACTAGTCTGCAAGCACTGTGGAACTTTGAGGGCTATTGAAGTGTTGGAAGATATTGCAATTGAGGGCTGCTATCCTGATATTATTACCTATAATTCTTTGGTTAATTTTACCTGTAAGCAGGGCCTGTATGAGGATGCAGCTTTGGTTGTACGTAATCTTTTATCTCATGGTATGGAACCCAATGCAATAACCTACAATACTCTTCTGCATTCTCTTTGTAACCGTGGGTGCTGGGATGAAGTAGATGAGATTGTGATGATCATGAAAGAAACTTCCCATACTCCTACTGTGGTTACTTACAATATCTTGATAAATGGTTTGTGTAAAGTTGGGCTTGTGGATCGTGCCATCAACTTTTACAATGATATGGTTTTTCGAAACTGTTCACCTGACATTGTAACTTACAACACTCTTCTAGGTGCTTTATGTAAAGAGGGAATGGTTGATGAGGCCCTCCAAGTGCTTCACATTTTAAGTGGTACCAATTGTTATCCTTGTTTGATCTCTTATAATACAGTAATTGATGGGTTGGCTAAGAAGGGTATGATGGAGAAAGCAATGGGACTGTATGGTCAAATGATAGAAAATGGGATCATTCCTGATGCTATTACCCATCGGTGTCTTGTTTGGGGCTTTTCTCGGGTGGATCTAATTGAGAAAGCTGTTGATATTTTGAAGGATATGGGTAAGAGAGACCACAAGGCTGGAATTAAGGCCTATAGATTTGTGATTCAAGGACTATGTAAAAATAAGAAGGTGGATCTGGCAATTCAAGTTCTAGAAATGATGATCTCAAGTCGATGCAGGCCAGATGTGGCAATTTATTCTATGATTATTAAAGGTGTGGCTGCTGCTGGTATGACCAAAGAGGCTAACAAGTTGCATCGAAAGTTAATAGAATGGAACGTTTTAAAAGAAGCGACCACACCGGATTAG